The Kordia sp. SMS9 DNA window AAGAAGTAGAAGATATCGCAGGACAAATCATCGGAATGGATTTGGTAACACCACAAACTTCTGCAGAAGGAAAGCGTGTACACCAAGTGTTAGTAACCGAAGATGTATATTATCCTGGTGAGAGTGAAACAAACGAATTTTATATGTCTGTATTGTTAAACAGAGCCACCGGACGCAACATGATCATGTATTCTACAGAAGGTGGAATGGATATTGAAACAGTTGCCGAAGAAACGCCACATTTAATTTTTACAGAAGAAGTAGATCCTGCACAAGGATTGCTACCTTTTCAAGCGAGAAAAGTTGCGTTCAACTTAGGATTGAGCGGAACTGCTTTTAAAGAAATGACGCGTTTTGTAACTTCATTATACAAAGCGTATGTTGCTTCTGATTCTTCATTATTTGAAATCAATCCGGTTTTGAAAACTTCGGATGATAAAATCATGGCAGTAGATGCAAAAGTAACATTGGACGAAAATGCATTATTCCGTCACAAAGATTACGCAGCAATGCGCGATTTACGTGAGGAAAACCCAATTGAAGTAGAAGCAAAGGAAGTTGGACTAAACTATGTAGATCTTGACGGAAACGTAGGTTGTATGGTCAATGGAGCTGGATTGGCAATGGCAACGATGGATTTAATTAAAATGGCTGGTGGAGAACCTGCAAACTTCTTAGATGTTGGTGGAACAGCAGATGCAAAACGTGTAGAAGAAGCGTTTAGAATCATTTTAAAAGACGATAATGTAAAAGCAATCTTAATCAATATTTTTGGTGGAATTGTACGTTGTGATCGTGTAGCGCAAGGTGTCGTAGATGCGTATAAGAATATGGGAGATGCGATTAAAGTTCCAATCATTGTACGTTTGCAAGGAACCAATGCAGATATCGCAAAAGAATTGATTGACAATTCAGGTTTGGCAGTAGAATCGGCAGTAGAATTCCAAGAAGCTGCAGATAAAGTACAAGCAGTATTGGCGTAAAAAATAGTACAGTTATAATTCAATTTATAGTATATAAAAAGACCTTTCTAGTTTTGTAGAAAGGTCTTTTTTTTATGTGATGATGAAATTCTTCAAAATTTAATAGTTGCTGTATTTTAATGTATAATGTAATTCTATATCGAAATGCTACACAAAACATTGTTTAGTATTCTTTGTTTTTAGAACAAAATGAAACTTAATACATAAAAATATACAATCGCTATTATCAAAATATAGACAAACTCTACTGTAAATCTAAGTTGTTTTATTTCTTTCCAAATGGTGGATAGTTCTTCTTTATCAACAGAAATTATTTCTGTATTTGCAATAATATCTCCCAAGCGACGCGATGGATTTAAATAGGCTATACCCACTTCTAAAGGCCAAATTATCATTGAC harbors:
- the sucC gene encoding ADP-forming succinate--CoA ligase subunit beta, translating into MNLHEYQGKEILASFGVRVQRGKVATTPAEAVEAAKQLTEETGTGWHVIKAQVHAGGRGKGGGVKLAKNLQEVEDIAGQIIGMDLVTPQTSAEGKRVHQVLVTEDVYYPGESETNEFYMSVLLNRATGRNMIMYSTEGGMDIETVAEETPHLIFTEEVDPAQGLLPFQARKVAFNLGLSGTAFKEMTRFVTSLYKAYVASDSSLFEINPVLKTSDDKIMAVDAKVTLDENALFRHKDYAAMRDLREENPIEVEAKEVGLNYVDLDGNVGCMVNGAGLAMATMDLIKMAGGEPANFLDVGGTADAKRVEEAFRIILKDDNVKAILINIFGGIVRCDRVAQGVVDAYKNMGDAIKVPIIVRLQGTNADIAKELIDNSGLAVESAVEFQEAADKVQAVLA